A region of bacterium DNA encodes the following proteins:
- a CDS encoding sulfite exporter TauE/SafE family protein, producing MLSLAGQLLTLFGIGIFVGFINILAGGGSLLSLPLLIFLGLPSATANGTNRIGILMQNVVAIAGFHQQNVMPWRISLLAAVPAVAGAIAGAQLAIDLPDDQFKRALALTMIGVLILIVADPSKRLRENPRPLTGWRLLAFVIGFFGVGVFGGFIQAGVGFLIILVMALTGFDLVATNAVKVIVVFIFTIAALAVFIMNSHVDYLLGAALGFGNALGGYIGTRYAVRKGHAWIRGFVIIVVIAFSLYLLWDSLS from the coding sequence ATGCTTTCCCTCGCTGGGCAACTGCTCACGCTGTTTGGCATCGGCATTTTCGTTGGATTCATCAACATTCTCGCGGGCGGCGGTTCGCTGTTGTCGTTGCCGCTGTTGATTTTCCTTGGTCTGCCGAGCGCAACCGCCAACGGCACCAACCGCATCGGCATTCTCATGCAAAACGTGGTGGCGATCGCCGGCTTCCACCAGCAAAACGTCATGCCGTGGCGCATCAGCCTGCTGGCCGCGGTGCCGGCGGTCGCGGGCGCCATTGCCGGCGCGCAGTTGGCGATCGATCTGCCGGATGACCAATTCAAACGCGCGCTGGCGCTCACCATGATCGGTGTGCTGATCCTGATCGTGGCGGATCCCAGCAAGCGCCTGCGCGAGAATCCCCGGCCGCTCACCGGCTGGCGCCTGCTGGCCTTCGTGATCGGCTTCTTCGGCGTGGGCGTGTTCGGCGGGTTCATTCAGGCGGGCGTCGGCTTTCTGATTATTCTGGTCATGGCGTTGACCGGTTTTGATCTCGTGGCCACCAACGCCGTGAAAGTCATCGTCGTTTTCATTTTCACCATCGCGGCCTTGGCCGTCTTTATCATGAATAGCCACGTCGATTATCTGCTGGGCGCCGCACTCGGTTTCGGCAATGCGCTGGGCGGCTATATTGGCACGCGCTACGCCGTGCGCAAGGGCCATGCCTGGATTCGCGGCTTCGTGATCATCGTCGTCATCGCCTTTTCCCTTTACTTGTTGTGGGATTCGCTCTCGTGA
- a CDS encoding glycerol-3-phosphate dehydrogenase/oxidase has translation MQRDLNALANNVFDVVIIGGGIYGACAAWEAALRGLSVALVEKDDFGGATSANSLKIIHGGLRYLQHADFKRMRESIHERMVLMRIAPHLVHPLPCVMPTYGHALKGKEVMAVAMFLNDLVGFDRNRLDDPQKRLPAGRVISREECRRLIPGVDENGLTGGALWYDCHVYNSERLLLSFLHAAVKKGAQAANYLPVRGFLQEGNRITGVEVEDAFTGQRFAVRAHLTINNSGPWVNQVLSLKNGRPPQPPVLLSKAMNLVIRRQLVPNYAVGVPSKFEFKDADAILNKGSRLLFLRPWRHVSLIGTTHVAYRGDPENFKIAEQDIQDFVNEFRAAYPAAGLTRDDVSYYYGGLLPMEGVNPRTGDVKLLKQYLLKDHAAEEGLEGLLTVVGVKYTTARDVAQKSIDLALRKLQRPVVKSPSQEQRIHGGEIDRFDAFVAAESRKQPHRLPAEIVRHLIENYGSAYADLFPHLQENPAWASRVHPQTTTIAAEVIHGVREEMAQKLVDVIMRRTELGTAGHPGAEALQQCAELMGRELGWTAERLAAEIAEVNQVFTVAQL, from the coding sequence ATGCAACGTGACTTGAACGCACTGGCAAACAATGTCTTTGATGTGGTGATCATCGGCGGCGGCATTTACGGCGCCTGCGCCGCCTGGGAAGCGGCGCTGCGCGGCTTGTCAGTCGCCCTGGTGGAAAAAGATGATTTCGGCGGCGCCACTTCCGCGAACAGCTTGAAGATCATTCACGGCGGCCTGCGCTACTTGCAGCATGCCGATTTCAAGCGCATGCGCGAGTCGATTCACGAGCGCATGGTGTTGATGCGCATCGCGCCGCACCTGGTTCACCCTCTGCCCTGCGTCATGCCGACCTACGGCCACGCCCTGAAAGGAAAAGAGGTGATGGCGGTGGCCATGTTCCTCAATGATCTGGTCGGCTTCGACCGCAACCGCCTGGACGATCCCCAGAAACGCCTACCCGCCGGGCGGGTGATCTCGAGGGAAGAATGCCGGCGCCTGATTCCCGGTGTTGACGAAAACGGCCTCACCGGCGGCGCGCTGTGGTATGACTGCCACGTCTACAACTCCGAGCGCCTGCTGCTTTCCTTCCTGCACGCCGCAGTGAAAAAAGGCGCGCAGGCGGCGAATTATCTTCCGGTGCGCGGCTTCTTGCAGGAAGGCAACCGGATCACCGGCGTCGAAGTCGAGGATGCCTTCACCGGCCAGCGCTTCGCGGTGCGCGCGCACCTGACCATCAACAACAGCGGGCCCTGGGTGAATCAAGTGCTCAGCCTGAAAAACGGCCGGCCGCCCCAACCGCCCGTGCTGCTCTCCAAAGCTATGAACCTGGTCATCCGCCGGCAACTGGTTCCCAACTACGCCGTCGGCGTGCCGAGCAAATTCGAATTCAAAGACGCAGACGCCATTCTCAACAAAGGCTCGCGCCTGCTCTTCCTGCGACCCTGGCGCCACGTCTCGCTTATCGGTACCACCCACGTCGCTTACCGCGGCGACCCGGAGAATTTCAAGATTGCCGAGCAGGACATTCAGGATTTCGTGAATGAATTCCGCGCGGCTTATCCCGCCGCCGGCCTGACCCGCGACGACGTCTCCTATTACTACGGCGGACTCCTGCCCATGGAAGGCGTCAATCCACGCACCGGCGACGTGAAACTGCTGAAGCAATATCTGCTCAAGGATCATGCCGCCGAAGAGGGCCTCGAGGGCTTGCTGACGGTGGTGGGCGTGAAGTACACGACGGCGCGTGACGTGGCGCAGAAATCCATCGACCTGGCGCTGCGCAAGTTGCAGCGACCCGTGGTCAAATCGCCCTCGCAAGAACAACGGATCCACGGCGGCGAGATTGACCGCTTCGATGCCTTTGTGGCAGCGGAAAGCCGCAAGCAGCCACACCGGCTGCCGGCAGAAATCGTCAGGCACCTGATCGAGAACTACGGTTCAGCCTATGCGGACTTGTTCCCGCATCTTCAGGAAAACCCGGCGTGGGCGAGCCGGGTGCATCCGCAAACCACCACCATTGCCGCCGAAGTCATTCACGGCGTGCGCGAAGAGATGGCGCAAAAGCTGGTTGATGTGATCATGCGACGCACCGAACTCGGCACCGCCGGCCACCCCGGCGCCGAGGCGCTGCAGCAGTGCGCCGAACTCATGGGCCGCGAACTGGGCTGGACCGCCGAACGCCTGGCTGCAGAAATTGCCGAAGTGAATCAAGTCTTCACGGTGGCGCAGCTATGA
- a CDS encoding SEC-C domain-containing protein, with translation MKAGRNDPCPCGSGKKYKKCCMEKDEAAARQAYAEMLKAQAATETQAPAAAEAAEEKAGEPHPEGGHNAEAHPTPPRLRPAARLEAKGGQSRAARIRAKDFAKRWGTRKRAEG, from the coding sequence ATGAAAGCCGGACGCAATGATCCCTGCCCATGCGGCAGCGGCAAAAAGTACAAGAAATGTTGCATGGAGAAGGATGAGGCTGCGGCGCGCCAAGCCTACGCCGAGATGTTGAAGGCGCAGGCGGCAACTGAAACCCAGGCGCCTGCGGCGGCGGAAGCCGCCGAAGAAAAAGCCGGCGAGCCGCATCCCGAGGGCGGACATAACGCCGAGGCACATCCCACGCCGCCGCGGTTGCGCCCTGCCGCGCGGCTCGAGGCCAAAGGCGGGCAAAGCCGCGCGGCGCGCATCCGCGCGAAGGATTTCGCCAAACGCTGGGGCACGCGCAAACGCGCCGAAGGGTGA
- a CDS encoding DedA family protein translates to MSLPDLATEQSSNPRVKKPHLIRRLYDWVLHWAHTPYGTPALATLAMAESSFFPIPPDPLLMALAMSRPERSMWYALVCSACSVVGGMLGYLIGWQLWHLVSDFFFTHVPGFTHEVFNLVAQKYNDNAFLAVFTAAFTPIPYKVFTIAGGVFQINFIEFLAASMVGRSMRFFLVAGLIRVFGAAIKEKIDRYFDWFALGFTVLLILGFIVIKYAL, encoded by the coding sequence ATGAGTCTCCCCGATCTCGCAACCGAACAAAGCTCCAATCCGCGAGTGAAAAAACCGCATCTCATTCGCCGGCTCTATGATTGGGTTTTGCACTGGGCGCACACGCCCTACGGCACGCCGGCGCTGGCCACGTTGGCAATGGCCGAATCTTCTTTCTTCCCGATTCCTCCGGATCCCCTGCTGATGGCCCTGGCCATGTCACGGCCGGAGCGCAGCATGTGGTATGCGCTGGTGTGCTCGGCTTGCTCGGTGGTGGGCGGCATGCTCGGTTACCTTATCGGCTGGCAGTTGTGGCATCTGGTGAGCGATTTCTTCTTCACCCACGTGCCGGGCTTCACTCATGAAGTCTTTAATCTGGTCGCACAAAAATACAACGACAACGCCTTCCTCGCAGTATTTACTGCCGCGTTCACGCCCATTCCCTATAAGGTCTTCACCATCGCCGGCGGCGTCTTTCAGATCAACTTCATCGAATTCCTGGCGGCGTCGATGGTCGGCCGGTCCATGCGCTTCTTTCTGGTGGCCGGACTGATCCGCGTTTTCGGCGCAGCAATCAAGGAGAAGATCGACCGCTACTTCGATTGGTTCGCGCTGGGCTTCACCGTGCTGCTGATTTTGGGATTCATTGTGATCAAATATGCCCTTTAG
- a CDS encoding TonB-dependent receptor — MIAWPVAAGFAQSPAALSGFVKDAASHEALIGANVLLAGTAQGAATSVDGYFVINGITPGRHEIIVNSIGYDKQVHAMTFAPGEKVVRDFLLEVKPIALGSVTVTAEKEAAKRDLAIAQLNLSGRTLTTLPRVVEADVFRALQFLPGVTGTSDYSTALAVRGGNTDQNLITLDGITVYNPSHLGGLFSNFITDALKDANLIKGGFPAEYGGRLSSVLRLTSREGNSRSFSGAAAISLLSSQTTLEGPLHKGAWLLALRRTYIDQLLNAARRAGLTDFELPYYFYDAQAHVFQDVSPADRISFSTYLGRDVLNWEDLTLDLNWGNRTFALNWRHLFNHQLLSNFMVAGSHFDTKVGIGGRGGAFGLNEIFDQTFKADLTYFRNAQQEIKLGLEAKNLSFEYRNVFDDRDLGSIKQEPFYLAGYVQHLWRPSLRFTLHPGLRLSYYSVATQRLRPEPRLSARLLLGEHSALSAAWGVYNQYIATVQDELNPSFIDFWFSFDRTLDPGHSVHYLAGYETEFPAAGLKLTVEGYYKTLRNLLAFRETRSSFTQEVDFTILNVFRKAEGEAYGVEVLLQKPTGRLNGWLSYALAYVYKEGQTINDQITRYPPNWDRRHSANVVMNYNFNRKWELGVLFKLGTGFPYTKASGSFEYDVLGVPRDRRVIFDTVNGARYPDYHRLDLGLTRHYFFKAWQMDLSLNLINVYNRKNVFYYVWDFDKNPAERETVPLFPFLPSVGVSAKF; from the coding sequence TTGATCGCGTGGCCCGTGGCCGCGGGTTTCGCACAGTCCCCGGCTGCGCTCAGCGGTTTCGTCAAGGACGCGGCCAGTCATGAAGCACTGATTGGAGCCAACGTGCTGCTGGCCGGCACCGCGCAAGGCGCCGCCACCAGTGTGGACGGCTACTTCGTCATCAACGGCATTACGCCGGGCCGGCACGAGATCATTGTCAACAGCATCGGCTATGACAAGCAAGTGCATGCCATGACTTTTGCGCCCGGCGAGAAAGTGGTCAGAGACTTTTTGCTGGAGGTGAAGCCCATTGCACTCGGCAGTGTAACGGTGACTGCCGAAAAAGAAGCCGCAAAGCGCGATCTTGCCATTGCGCAGCTCAATTTGAGCGGCCGCACGCTGACGACCCTGCCGCGGGTGGTGGAGGCCGACGTCTTTCGCGCGCTGCAATTCCTGCCCGGCGTGACGGGCACCTCGGACTACAGCACGGCACTGGCGGTGCGCGGCGGCAACACGGATCAAAATCTCATCACGCTGGATGGCATCACCGTCTACAATCCTTCGCATCTCGGCGGTTTGTTCTCCAATTTCATCACCGATGCGCTCAAAGATGCGAACTTGATCAAGGGCGGTTTTCCGGCGGAATATGGCGGACGCTTGTCCTCGGTGCTGCGCCTGACCAGCCGCGAGGGCAACAGCCGGAGCTTTTCCGGCGCAGCGGCGATCAGCCTGCTCAGCTCGCAAACCACGCTCGAAGGGCCGCTGCACAAAGGCGCGTGGCTGCTGGCGCTGCGCCGTACCTACATCGATCAACTGCTCAACGCGGCGCGGCGGGCCGGCCTCACGGATTTCGAGCTGCCCTACTATTTCTATGATGCGCAGGCGCACGTCTTTCAGGATGTTTCGCCGGCCGACCGCATTTCGTTCAGCACCTATCTCGGCCGCGATGTGCTGAATTGGGAGGATCTCACGCTCGATCTGAATTGGGGCAACCGCACTTTTGCGCTGAATTGGCGCCATCTGTTCAATCATCAACTGCTGTCGAATTTCATGGTGGCGGGCAGCCACTTCGACACCAAAGTCGGCATCGGCGGCCGCGGCGGCGCATTCGGCCTCAACGAGATTTTCGATCAAACCTTCAAGGCTGATCTCACCTATTTCCGCAATGCGCAGCAGGAGATCAAACTCGGCCTGGAGGCGAAGAATCTGAGTTTCGAGTACCGCAATGTTTTCGATGATCGTGACCTGGGCAGCATCAAGCAGGAGCCGTTTTATCTCGCCGGCTATGTCCAGCATTTGTGGCGGCCGTCGCTGCGCTTTACGCTGCACCCCGGCCTGCGCCTGAGCTATTACAGTGTCGCGACGCAGAGGCTGCGGCCGGAACCGCGCTTGTCGGCGCGCCTGTTGCTGGGCGAACACTCGGCGCTCTCCGCGGCCTGGGGCGTCTACAATCAGTACATTGCCACAGTGCAGGATGAGTTGAATCCCTCGTTCATCGACTTTTGGTTTTCATTCGACCGCACGCTGGACCCCGGCCATTCCGTCCATTACCTCGCCGGCTACGAAACCGAATTCCCCGCAGCGGGCTTGAAACTGACCGTGGAGGGTTATTACAAGACCTTGCGCAATCTGCTGGCCTTTCGCGAGACGCGCTCTTCGTTCACGCAGGAGGTCGATTTCACGATTTTGAATGTGTTTCGCAAGGCGGAGGGCGAGGCCTACGGCGTGGAGGTGTTGCTGCAGAAGCCCACCGGCCGCCTCAACGGCTGGTTGTCTTACGCGCTCGCGTATGTCTACAAAGAAGGCCAGACGATCAACGATCAAATCACGCGCTATCCACCCAATTGGGACCGGCGCCATTCCGCCAACGTGGTGATGAACTACAATTTCAACCGCAAATGGGAATTGGGCGTGTTGTTCAAGCTCGGCACCGGTTTTCCCTACACCAAGGCCAGCGGCAGTTTTGAGTATGACGTGTTGGGGGTGCCGCGCGACCGGCGCGTCATCTTTGATACCGTCAATGGCGCGCGCTATCCCGATTATCACCGCCTCGATCTCGGCCTGACGCGGCACTACTTCTTCAAGGCGTGGCAGATGGATTTATCGTTGAATCTGATCAACGTGTACAATCGCAAGAATGTGTTTTATTATGTGTGGGATTTTGACAAGAATCCGGCGGAACGTGAAACCGTGCCGCTGTTTCCATTCTTGCCGAGTGTGGGCGTGAGCGCGAAGTTCTGA
- a CDS encoding UvrD-helicase domain-containing protein, whose amino-acid sequence MLDLTALNPPQRQAVSHTEGPLLILAGAGSGKTRVITYRLAHLLLNKKVPAQHLLAVTFTNKAAQEMQERLKHLAGPAAQKATISTFHSLGVRILRQQAAAAGYRRNFVIYDQHDQLTLVREIVKDRALDFAGHTAFELLGRISSAKNQGESPETFANKPNAEEMLFGDLYAHYLERTRNCNAIDFDDILLLVTNLLEQHPEVRRHYQERYRYLMVDEYQDTNSLQYRFITLLLGEHRNLCVVGDDDQAIYSWRGANPEILLRFEEHFPGARLVKLEQNYRSTQVILHAANAVIKNNRRRKAKELWSALSGGARLRILTAENENEEAEKVAGTITMRKLLDPKVRFSDFAVLVRTNFQLRPLEEAARNANLPYQLIGGTSFYERPEIRTLIAYLKVMRNPDDELSLKRALDFPKRGIGATTLLRLHQYCQQHNYNLYRAFQEAQQVGEVRSAALHAIQTFVHLIEDFRRRFRHEKLSQATQELVAQTAYLKALEEATADAKSREVKVSNVREFLGSLQRFEQTSEDPTLAGFLDRVSLISDSDYLNEKVDRAIFLTMHAAKGLEFPYVFLFGMNDGQFPSSRALESGAIEEERRLCYVAITRAQRELTLSYSTRKTRYKEVLELQPSRFIQEIPAAVLENGGTESPEQAAQRAAEEQEDLVTMLRRLRENNFKV is encoded by the coding sequence ATGCTCGACCTCACTGCTCTCAATCCACCGCAACGACAAGCTGTATCGCACACCGAAGGGCCGCTGCTCATTCTGGCGGGCGCCGGCTCCGGCAAGACCCGCGTCATCACCTATCGTTTGGCCCATCTGCTCTTGAATAAAAAAGTGCCGGCGCAACATCTGCTCGCCGTCACGTTCACCAACAAAGCCGCCCAGGAAATGCAGGAGCGCCTGAAACACCTGGCAGGCCCGGCGGCGCAGAAGGCGACCATTTCCACTTTCCATTCGCTCGGAGTGCGCATTCTGCGGCAGCAGGCCGCGGCTGCCGGCTACCGCCGTAACTTCGTGATCTACGACCAGCATGATCAGCTCACGCTGGTGCGGGAGATCGTGAAGGATCGGGCATTGGATTTCGCCGGGCACACTGCTTTCGAATTGCTCGGCCGCATTTCCTCCGCGAAAAATCAAGGCGAATCGCCGGAGACATTTGCGAACAAGCCGAATGCCGAAGAGATGCTGTTCGGCGATCTCTACGCGCATTACCTCGAGCGCACACGCAATTGCAATGCCATCGATTTCGACGACATTTTGCTGTTGGTGACCAATCTGCTGGAGCAGCATCCCGAGGTGCGCCGGCATTATCAGGAACGGTATCGCTACCTGATGGTGGATGAATATCAGGACACCAATTCTCTGCAATATCGCTTCATCACGCTGTTGCTGGGCGAGCATCGCAATCTCTGCGTGGTGGGAGATGATGACCAGGCAATCTATTCCTGGCGCGGCGCCAATCCCGAAATCCTGTTGCGGTTTGAAGAACACTTTCCCGGCGCCCGCCTGGTCAAACTCGAGCAGAATTATCGCTCGACCCAGGTGATCTTACACGCTGCCAACGCTGTGATCAAGAACAACCGCCGGCGCAAGGCCAAGGAATTGTGGTCCGCGCTCAGCGGCGGTGCCCGGCTTCGCATTCTGACCGCTGAGAACGAGAATGAAGAAGCCGAGAAGGTTGCCGGCACGATCACCATGCGCAAGCTGCTGGACCCCAAAGTGCGATTCAGCGATTTTGCCGTGCTGGTGCGCACCAACTTTCAACTACGGCCGCTGGAAGAAGCGGCGCGCAACGCGAATTTGCCCTATCAGCTCATCGGCGGCACTTCTTTTTATGAGCGCCCGGAGATTCGCACACTAATCGCCTATCTCAAGGTGATGCGCAACCCCGATGACGAGCTGAGCCTGAAACGCGCGCTTGATTTTCCCAAGCGCGGCATTGGCGCCACCACGCTGCTGCGGTTGCATCAGTATTGCCAGCAACACAACTACAACCTCTATCGCGCCTTTCAGGAAGCCCAGCAGGTGGGGGAGGTCCGTTCGGCGGCGCTGCATGCCATTCAGACTTTCGTCCATCTCATCGAAGATTTTCGCCGGCGTTTTCGGCACGAAAAGTTGAGCCAAGCCACGCAGGAATTGGTCGCGCAAACCGCCTATCTCAAAGCGCTGGAAGAGGCCACTGCCGATGCCAAATCCCGCGAAGTGAAGGTGAGCAACGTGCGCGAATTTCTCGGCAGCCTGCAGCGTTTCGAGCAAACCAGCGAAGATCCCACGCTGGCCGGCTTTCTCGACCGCGTCAGTCTGATTTCCGACAGCGACTACCTCAACGAAAAAGTGGATCGCGCCATCTTCCTCACCATGCACGCCGCCAAGGGACTGGAGTTTCCCTACGTTTTTCTGTTCGGCATGAATGACGGCCAGTTTCCCAGCAGCCGCGCGCTGGAAAGCGGCGCGATCGAAGAGGAGCGCCGGCTGTGCTACGTCGCGATCACGCGGGCGCAGCGCGAATTGACCCTGAGTTACTCCACTAGAAAAACGCGCTACAAAGAAGTGCTGGAGTTGCAGCCCTCGCGCTTCATTCAAGAAATCCCTGCCGCGGTGCTGGAAAACGGCGGCACGGAATCGCCCGAGCAGGCGGCACAGCGGGCCGCCGAGGAACAGGAGGATCTGGTCACCATGCTGCGGCGCTTGCGCGAGAACAATTTCAAAGTCTGA
- a CDS encoding STAS domain-containing protein, producing MNGFEVMRVDNGEVSVLRIKGFLDAHTASDLEREIQRLLDQKRFKIVVNFRDLTYISSAGLGVFMGFIEEVRGNKGDIKLTNMTPKIFRVFDLLGFPTLYEIRDDEQQALQSFNNQK from the coding sequence ATGAATGGCTTCGAGGTAATGCGCGTGGACAACGGCGAAGTCAGCGTGCTTCGCATCAAGGGATTTCTCGACGCGCATACCGCTTCCGATCTGGAGCGCGAGATACAACGATTGCTCGATCAAAAGCGCTTCAAGATCGTGGTGAACTTTCGTGATTTGACCTACATCAGCAGCGCCGGCCTAGGTGTGTTCATGGGGTTCATCGAAGAGGTGCGAGGGAACAAAGGCGACATCAAGCTCACCAACATGACGCCCAAAATTTTCCGCGTGTTCGATCTGCTCGGTTTTCCCACCCTCTATGAAATCCGCGACGACGAGCAGCAAGCGCTCCAAAGTTTCAACAATCAAAAGTGA
- a CDS encoding ATP-binding protein: protein MKNQRTKKNFHLRIPSQTEYLEIIREFVSRVARKVGFKEDDASKIELAVDEACTNVIEHAYGGDGKKMIDIAIQVDYPGQKMSIIITDQGRGFDPSKLRAPDMKKYLQEMRVGGLGVYLMQSLMDEINFEVKPGPKNQVKLVKYLMNNQKQK, encoded by the coding sequence GTGAAGAACCAGCGCACGAAGAAAAATTTCCACCTTCGTATTCCCAGTCAGACCGAATACCTCGAAATCATTCGCGAGTTCGTGTCCCGCGTCGCCCGCAAAGTCGGCTTCAAGGAGGACGACGCCAGCAAGATCGAGCTGGCAGTGGACGAGGCCTGCACCAACGTTATCGAGCATGCCTATGGCGGGGATGGCAAGAAGATGATCGATATTGCCATCCAGGTCGACTATCCCGGGCAGAAGATGAGCATCATCATCACCGATCAGGGCCGCGGCTTCGACCCCAGCAAGCTGCGCGCCCCCGATATGAAAAAATATTTGCAGGAAATGCGCGTCGGGGGATTGGGGGTGTACCTCATGCAATCGCTGATGGACGAGATCAACTTCGAAGTCAAACCCGGCCCCAAAAACCAGGTGAAGTTGGTCAAATACCTGATGAACAATCAAAAACAGAAATAG
- a CDS encoding SpoIIE family protein phosphatase, whose protein sequence is MPSKKPTNPPRAPISTGLTRGDAPMEIRQRPYAQRTTNHNRPARPSRPANVYPHKRSSNRPSTNRQLSRELDERLVELQALFDVSKTLNSSLHLKSILDTLLLTPMGKMMVGKGLVLLARGEKRFVIETVKGLQQTHIGREIMIDLHEPSILVLNNEEGGGAWSAYLYKLGLQLIVPIIANNKCLGLMAFGRKQSGQDFTPGELEYLNSLANLAATAVENGMVFQELREVNRRLDKKIQELNTLFDIGKELNSTFDSDKIASVLAYALMGELMVQRCGVFVEENDRLLLQVNKGLAPSPLFADAEFLQWLRKLKEPYFFKKSKLELSPREPEWSEQLAAAGGVVLIPITSQEVVRGVLLLGEKITKGEFGQEEIEFASTLANTAMISLENARLFRETIEKQRLEEELAIAREIQQRLLPKAAPKLTGYEIAAINIPTHQVGGDYFDYFPIDSNRYLLTIADVSGKGIPAAIIMSNLQATLHALMTAEVPIDQIVARINNFVYANTTADKFITCFIAVLDAARNTLTYVNAGHNPPYFFNENGAANGGFRLLDKGGLLLGMFPGARYQSETIELQSGDWVLMYTDGVSEAKNAGDEDFSERRIEAVIRERLAAKDNSATTMIDAITSEVRRFTAGEPQSDDITLLSLHYRQTNAA, encoded by the coding sequence ATGCCCAGCAAAAAACCCACGAATCCGCCGCGTGCCCCGATCTCCACGGGTTTGACGCGCGGTGATGCGCCCATGGAAATCCGCCAGCGGCCCTATGCTCAGCGGACCACCAATCACAACCGCCCCGCCCGGCCCTCACGCCCCGCCAACGTTTACCCGCACAAGCGCAGCAGCAATCGCCCCAGCACCAACCGCCAGCTCTCGCGCGAGCTTGATGAGCGCCTGGTCGAGCTGCAGGCCCTGTTCGATGTCTCCAAAACCCTGAACTCCTCGCTCCACCTGAAGAGCATTCTCGACACCCTCCTGCTCACGCCGATGGGCAAGATGATGGTGGGCAAGGGACTGGTGCTGCTGGCGCGCGGAGAAAAACGCTTCGTCATCGAGACCGTCAAAGGCCTGCAGCAGACGCACATCGGCCGGGAAATCATGATCGACTTGCATGAGCCGAGCATTCTCGTTCTCAACAATGAGGAAGGCGGCGGCGCCTGGAGTGCCTATCTCTACAAGCTCGGCTTGCAGCTCATCGTGCCCATCATCGCCAACAACAAGTGCCTGGGCTTGATGGCCTTCGGCCGCAAACAGAGCGGACAGGATTTCACCCCGGGCGAGCTGGAGTATTTGAACTCGCTCGCCAACCTGGCCGCCACCGCCGTGGAAAACGGCATGGTGTTTCAGGAACTGCGCGAAGTCAATCGCAGACTCGACAAGAAGATTCAGGAGCTCAACACGCTGTTCGACATCGGCAAGGAACTCAATTCCACCTTCGACAGCGACAAGATTGCCAGCGTGCTGGCCTATGCGCTGATGGGCGAGCTGATGGTGCAGCGCTGCGGCGTATTCGTCGAGGAAAACGACCGCTTGTTGCTGCAGGTCAATAAGGGTCTGGCGCCCAGCCCGCTGTTCGCTGATGCCGAGTTTCTGCAGTGGCTGCGCAAGCTCAAAGAGCCGTACTTTTTCAAGAAATCCAAGCTCGAGCTTTCCCCCCGCGAACCGGAATGGTCGGAGCAGCTTGCCGCTGCTGGCGGCGTGGTACTCATTCCGATCACCAGCCAGGAGGTGGTGCGCGGCGTCTTGCTGCTCGGCGAAAAAATCACCAAAGGCGAGTTTGGCCAGGAGGAAATCGAGTTCGCCTCGACGCTGGCCAACACCGCGATGATTTCGCTCGAAAACGCGCGGCTATTCCGCGAGACCATCGAGAAGCAGCGCCTGGAAGAGGAACTCGCCATCGCCCGTGAGATTCAGCAGCGCTTGCTGCCCAAAGCCGCGCCCAAGCTCACCGGCTATGAGATTGCCGCCATCAACATTCCCACCCATCAGGTGGGCGGCGATTATTTTGACTATTTCCCGATCGACAGCAACCGCTATCTGCTCACCATCGCCGATGTTTCCGGCAAAGGCATCCCCGCGGCCATCATCATGTCCAACCTGCAGGCCACCCTGCACGCGCTAATGACCGCCGAAGTGCCGATCGATCAAATCGTGGCACGCATCAACAATTTCGTGTATGCCAACACCACCGCGGACAAATTCATCACCTGTTTCATCGCGGTGCTGGATGCCGCGCGCAACACCCTGACCTACGTGAATGCCGGCCACAATCCGCCCTACTTCTTCAACGAGAACGGTGCTGCCAACGGCGGCTTCCGCTTGCTGGACAAGGGCGGCCTGCTGCTCGGCATGTTTCCCGGCGCACGCTATCAATCCGAGACCATCGAATTGCAGAGCGGCGACTGGGTGCTGATGTACACCGACGGCGTGAGCGAAGCCAAAAATGCCGGCGATGAAGATTTCTCCGAGCGCCGCATCGAGGCGGTGATCCGGGAACGGCTGGCCGCCAAGGACAACTCCGCCACCACCATGATCGATGCCATCACCAGCGAAGTGAGACGATTCACCGCGGGCGAACCCCAGAGTGATGACATCACGCTGCTGTCGCTGCATTACCGCCAGACCAACGCGGCCTGA